The window ATCTGCAATTTATACCCATTTGTTGAGGCTTCAAAATCAAATGATTTGTCTAAAATGATAGAGAATATAGATATAGGTGGCCTTTCTCTAATCAGGGCAGCAGCCAAGAATTACATGAACGTTGCTGTCCTATCCGATCCGTCTGATTACGACACTGTAAAGAATTGCCTGAAAAAATCAGGGGAAATTGACATGAAAACCAGGGAAATGCTTGCTTTGCGTGCATTTTCAAGATCCGCGGACTATGATGTCCAGATATATAACAGGCTCTACAGGAGATTAAATGATAGCCAGCCGGAGGACCTATTCATACATGGATATGGAAGAACTGACCTGAGATACGGAGAAAATCCTGACCAGGAGGCATACATGTTCAAGACAGGTGAAACATACGGTATACCCAACGCTGTGCAGATAGGTGGAAAGGAACTTTCATATAATAATATACTCGATGCAAATGCTGCCCTGGAAACCGTACAGGATTTCGATGATATAACCTCAGTTATAGTAAAGCACAGAACCCCGTCAGGTGTTTCAAGCGCGGATACGCTCAGGGAAGCCTTCGTTAACTCCTACAATGCAGATCCTGAATCAGCATATGGATTTGTTGTGGCACTGAACAGAAAGCTTGATGTGGCAACTGCCAGGGAAATGCAGAAAAAATTCATTGAGGTACTTATAGCCCCTGATTTCGACAGCGAGGCTCTGGAACTGTTCAAAAAGAAGAAGAATATGAGGATACTTAAATGTTCCATGGAGAAAGACCCAGAAAAGGCAGTGTCATCTGTATCCGGCGGGGTTCTTTTACAGGACAGGCTGAAATGGGAGTATCCAAAGCTGGAATTAAAATCCAGCACAGAGGCGGATCCTGAAAAATACAGGGATCTGGAATTTGCCTGGAAGGTTGTTGCACATACAAAGAGCAATGCCATGGTACTGGCAAAAAACAGGACAACAGTTGGTATTGGAGCAGGGCAGACATCCAGAATAGAATCATTGAGAATTGCCATAGAGAGGGGAGGAGAGAATGTTAAGGGCTCTGTTCTTGCGTCAGATGCATTCCTTCCATTTGACGATTCTGTTATAGAATGTTATAAACATGGAATTGATGGAATTATCCAGCCTGGGGGGTCAATCCGTGATGAGGACGTCATAAAACGCTGCAACGAATATAAGATACCACTGTACTTTACAGGGAAGAGGGTGTTTCTCCATTAAATCATTATAATTGATAAAGCCACCAGGAATCCCAGTATGGCACCTGTATTGATAAATGGCAGGCCTGGTGCGGGTTTCCCCCTGCTG of the Ferroplasma sp. genome contains:
- the purH gene encoding bifunctional phosphoribosylaminoimidazolecarboxamide formyltransferase/IMP cyclohydrolase, translated to MKAFISVYNKTGLVDFLNAISSQLDGIYGTEGTVRYLKDNGIDAVNSSTLTGFDDLLGGRVKTLHPAVFSGILSKRDTESNKQLEKYGYMDFDILICNLYPFVEASKSNDLSKMIENIDIGGLSLIRAAAKNYMNVAVLSDPSDYDTVKNCLKKSGEIDMKTREMLALRAFSRSADYDVQIYNRLYRRLNDSQPEDLFIHGYGRTDLRYGENPDQEAYMFKTGETYGIPNAVQIGGKELSYNNILDANAALETVQDFDDITSVIVKHRTPSGVSSADTLREAFVNSYNADPESAYGFVVALNRKLDVATAREMQKKFIEVLIAPDFDSEALELFKKKKNMRILKCSMEKDPEKAVSSVSGGVLLQDRLKWEYPKLELKSSTEADPEKYRDLEFAWKVVAHTKSNAMVLAKNRTTVGIGAGQTSRIESLRIAIERGGENVKGSVLASDAFLPFDDSVIECYKHGIDGIIQPGGSIRDEDVIKRCNEYKIPLYFTGKRVFLH